One Thunnus thynnus chromosome 18, fThuThy2.1, whole genome shotgun sequence genomic region harbors:
- the ripply2 gene encoding protein ripply2, whose product METCATTSGLISVFTQDNATQQSGLWRPWTGNEDKTAKHKAHSMNGDLTDAKQPKPPQFIHPVKLYWPKSKCFDYLYQDAEMLLRNYPVQATICPYEDSSSDEDSEDEEEEVEKELN is encoded by the exons ATGGAGACTTGCGCTACCACCAGTGgattaatttctgtttttactcagGACAACGCTACCCAGCAGTCCGGTTTGTGGAGACCGTGGACTGGAAATGAGGACAAAACTGCCAAACACAAG gCTCACTCCATGAATGGAGATCTTACAGATGCAAAGCAACCCAAACCTCCTCAGTTCATTCATCCAGTGAA GTTGTACTGGCCGAAATCGAAATGTTTCGATTATCTGTACCAGGACGCAGAAATGCTCCTGCGCAACTATCCGGTCCAAGCGACCATCTGCCCGTATGAAGACTCCAGCAGCGATGAAGACAgcgaggatgaagaggaggaagtggagaagGAGCTGAACTAA